The following are encoded in a window of Amycolatopsis lexingtonensis genomic DNA:
- a CDS encoding ABC transporter ATP-binding protein has translation MAEIVLDKVSKKYPDGALAVSEVDITIADGEFIILVGPSGCGKSTTLNMVAGLEDISSGELRIDGKRVNEKAPKDRDIAMVFQSYALYPHMSVRENMAFPLRLAKVDDKTVRAKVEEAATILDLTAHLDRKPANLSGGQRQRVAMGRAIVRNPKAFLMDEPLSNLDAKLRGQMRTSVSKIQKQLGTTTLYVTHDQTEAMTLGDRVVVLRAGYVQQIGSPQFLYDNPANLFVAGFIGSPSMNFVPATLENNELHSALGTTPLTDRVRRLVERADAPRELIVGIRPEHFEDASLVEAGQKAGGATFTAHIDVLESMGSEKFAHFTLEGEVATAEELAELAADSGSSDVPGAESQIVARLSAESGARENADVEVWYDADKIKLFDPSNGKNLTYED, from the coding sequence ATGGCAGAGATCGTGCTCGACAAGGTGTCGAAGAAGTACCCCGACGGCGCCCTCGCCGTGTCCGAAGTGGACATCACCATCGCCGACGGCGAGTTCATCATCCTGGTCGGCCCGTCCGGCTGCGGGAAGTCGACGACGCTGAACATGGTCGCCGGCCTGGAGGACATCTCCTCGGGTGAGCTGCGCATCGACGGCAAGCGCGTCAACGAGAAGGCCCCGAAGGACCGGGACATCGCGATGGTGTTCCAGTCCTACGCGCTCTACCCGCACATGAGCGTGCGGGAGAACATGGCCTTCCCGCTGCGGCTGGCCAAAGTGGACGACAAGACGGTGCGGGCGAAGGTCGAAGAGGCGGCGACGATCCTCGACCTGACCGCGCACCTGGACCGCAAGCCGGCCAACCTCTCCGGTGGCCAGCGCCAGCGCGTCGCGATGGGCCGGGCGATCGTCCGCAACCCCAAGGCGTTCCTGATGGACGAGCCGCTGTCCAACCTGGACGCCAAGCTGCGCGGCCAGATGCGGACGTCGGTGTCGAAGATCCAGAAGCAGCTCGGCACCACGACGCTGTACGTGACGCACGACCAGACCGAGGCCATGACCCTCGGCGACCGGGTCGTCGTGCTGCGGGCCGGGTACGTGCAGCAGATCGGCTCGCCGCAGTTCCTCTACGACAACCCGGCGAACCTGTTCGTGGCCGGGTTCATCGGCTCCCCGTCGATGAACTTCGTCCCGGCGACGCTGGAGAACAACGAGCTGCACAGCGCGCTGGGCACGACCCCGCTGACCGACCGCGTCCGCCGGCTGGTGGAGCGCGCCGACGCCCCGCGCGAGCTGATCGTCGGCATCCGGCCGGAGCACTTCGAGGACGCGTCGCTGGTGGAGGCCGGCCAGAAGGCCGGTGGCGCCACCTTCACCGCGCACATCGACGTGCTCGAGTCGATGGGGTCGGAGAAGTTCGCCCACTTCACGCTGGAGGGCGAGGTCGCCACCGCCGAGGAGCTGGCCGAGCTGGCGGCCGACAGCGGTTCGTCCGACGTCCCGGGCGCCGAGTCCCAGATCGTGGCCCGCCTGTCGGCCGAGTCGGGCGCGAGGGAGAACGCGGACGTCGAGGTCTGGTACGACGCGGACAAGATCAAGCTGTTCGACCCCTCGAACGGCAAGAACCTGACGTACGAGGACTGA
- a CDS encoding carbohydrate ABC transporter permease, producing the protein MVMGTVTTGRKVRWGLVDILVLVFALVPVLWVVSLSFKTKDTLTDGNFIPRSWTWQNYADIFQTSEFLLALVNSIGIAIISTVIAVVLGTMAAYAIARLEFPGKQLLVGLSLLIAMFPQVSLVTPLFNIERNLALFDTWPGLILPYITFALPLSIYTLSAFFREIPWELEKAAKMDGATPAQAFRKVIAPLAAPGVFTTAILVFIFCWNDFLFAISLTSTTASRTVPAALSFFTGSSQFEDPTGQVSAAAVVITIPIIVFVLFFQRRIVAGLTSGAVKG; encoded by the coding sequence ATGGTGATGGGAACCGTCACGACGGGCCGCAAAGTCAGGTGGGGCCTGGTCGACATCCTCGTGCTGGTGTTCGCGCTGGTGCCGGTGCTCTGGGTGGTTTCGCTGTCGTTCAAGACCAAGGACACGCTGACCGACGGGAACTTCATCCCGCGGTCGTGGACCTGGCAGAACTACGCGGACATCTTCCAGACGTCGGAGTTCCTGCTGGCGCTGGTCAACTCCATCGGCATCGCGATCATCTCGACGGTGATCGCGGTGGTGCTGGGCACGATGGCCGCGTACGCGATCGCGCGGCTGGAGTTCCCCGGCAAGCAGCTGCTGGTCGGGCTTTCGCTGCTGATCGCGATGTTCCCGCAGGTGTCGCTGGTGACGCCGCTGTTCAACATCGAGCGGAACCTGGCGCTGTTCGACACGTGGCCGGGGCTGATCCTGCCCTACATCACGTTCGCGCTGCCGCTGTCGATCTACACGCTCTCGGCGTTCTTCCGGGAAATCCCGTGGGAGCTGGAAAAAGCGGCGAAGATGGACGGCGCCACGCCGGCCCAGGCCTTCCGGAAGGTGATCGCGCCGCTGGCCGCGCCGGGCGTGTTCACCACGGCGATCCTGGTGTTCATCTTCTGCTGGAACGACTTCCTGTTCGCCATCTCGCTGACGTCGACCACGGCGTCGCGCACGGTGCCGGCGGCGCTGTCGTTCTTCACCGGGTCCTCGCAGTTCGAGGACCCGACCGGGCAGGTGAGCGCGGCGGCCGTCGTGATCACCATCCCGATCATTGTGTTCGTGTTGTTCTTCCAGCGTCGCATCGTGGCGGGGCTGACCTCCGGTGCGGTGAAGGGGTAG
- a CDS encoding carbohydrate ABC transporter permease, with product MTVQDPTTAGATAAEPVSHKKGKPALSEGKKAERRLGLWLCAPAFIVMIAVTGYPILYSIWLSLQRYDLRFPAQQEFVGFDNYGAVLSNSYWWTAFGTTMFLTVVSVAIEFVLGMALALVMHRTLVGRGLVRTVALIPYGIVTVVAAFSWYYAWTPKTGYLANWLAADAAPLTQQWPSLFIIIGAEVWKTTPFMALLLMAGLALVPDDLLKAAAMDGASAWQRFTKVMLPVMKPAILVALLFRTLDAFRIFDNIYVLTSGAQDTGSVSMQTYNNLVKGLNLGIGSTMAVLIFITVAIIAFIFIKVFGTAAPGSDDGGKR from the coding sequence GTGACCGTCCAGGACCCGACCACGGCGGGGGCCACGGCCGCCGAACCCGTGTCCCACAAGAAGGGCAAGCCCGCGCTGTCCGAAGGGAAGAAGGCCGAGCGGCGGCTCGGGCTCTGGCTGTGCGCGCCCGCGTTCATCGTGATGATCGCGGTCACCGGCTACCCGATCCTCTACTCGATCTGGCTTTCGCTGCAGCGCTACGACCTCAGGTTCCCGGCGCAGCAGGAGTTCGTCGGCTTCGACAACTACGGGGCCGTGCTGTCCAATTCGTACTGGTGGACCGCGTTCGGCACCACGATGTTCCTCACCGTGGTGTCGGTGGCGATCGAGTTCGTCCTCGGCATGGCGCTGGCGCTGGTGATGCACCGGACGCTCGTGGGGCGCGGGCTGGTGCGCACGGTCGCGCTGATCCCGTACGGCATCGTCACGGTCGTCGCGGCGTTCTCGTGGTACTACGCGTGGACGCCGAAGACCGGCTACCTGGCGAACTGGCTGGCCGCCGACGCGGCACCGCTCACCCAGCAGTGGCCGTCGCTGTTCATCATCATCGGCGCCGAGGTGTGGAAGACCACGCCGTTCATGGCGCTGCTGCTGATGGCGGGCCTGGCCCTGGTGCCGGACGACCTGCTCAAGGCCGCCGCGATGGACGGCGCGAGCGCGTGGCAGCGGTTCACCAAGGTGATGCTGCCGGTGATGAAGCCGGCGATCCTGGTGGCGCTGCTGTTCCGCACGCTGGACGCGTTCCGCATCTTCGACAACATCTACGTGCTCACCTCGGGCGCGCAGGACACCGGGTCGGTCTCCATGCAGACCTACAACAACCTGGTCAAGGGGCTCAACCTCGGGATCGGGTCGACGATGGCGGTGCTGATCTTCATCACCGTGGCGATCATCGCCTTCATCTTCATCAAGGTGTTCGGCACGGCCGCACCGGGTTCGGACGACGGGGGTAAGCGCTGA
- a CDS encoding ABC transporter substrate-binding protein, protein MGKRIGAGERGRSPGRAAVLLGAGALVTGLLAGCGSGGGLKINVYYAPEDSFQKVVDNCNQAAGGRYEIVYNKLQRGADDQRLQMARRLAAGDDAMDVLGLDVTWVSEFAEAGWVEEWKGQDKAEATQGVLEGPLETATYNGKLYAATKNTNVQLLWYDDRITPSPPKTWQEMIAKSKELKAQGKPYSIVFTGAQYEGLVVFYNTLVNSMGGHILSEDGKSVVLDDGAVQALSLLKEVTSSGITDPSLTNSKEDDVRQAFQRGDAAFELNWPFVYASYAKEKPKDVSHMKWAVYPEAKAGTPAKTTIGGYDLAVSSLSAHKPEAFEAALCLRNAENQKFSAINDGVPPTIESVYHDDTPLDASKPASADNPNMALKYPMRDAIIKAIKDSAVRPLTPAYQNMSTVMSKVLSPPSAIDPKATADKLRDQLNDALQSKGVIP, encoded by the coding sequence ATGGGGAAGAGGATCGGCGCGGGCGAACGGGGACGCTCGCCCGGCCGTGCCGCGGTCCTGCTGGGGGCAGGGGCATTGGTGACCGGTCTGCTGGCCGGTTGCGGATCGGGCGGTGGACTGAAGATCAACGTCTACTACGCGCCCGAGGACAGCTTCCAGAAAGTCGTCGACAACTGCAACCAGGCGGCGGGCGGCCGCTACGAAATCGTCTACAACAAACTGCAACGCGGCGCGGACGACCAGCGCCTGCAGATGGCCCGGCGGCTCGCCGCGGGTGACGACGCGATGGACGTCCTCGGCTTGGACGTGACCTGGGTTTCGGAGTTCGCCGAAGCCGGCTGGGTCGAGGAGTGGAAGGGCCAGGACAAGGCCGAGGCGACGCAGGGCGTCCTGGAAGGGCCGCTGGAGACGGCCACCTACAACGGGAAGCTCTACGCGGCCACGAAGAACACCAACGTCCAGCTGCTCTGGTACGACGACCGGATCACGCCGTCGCCACCGAAGACGTGGCAGGAGATGATCGCGAAGTCGAAGGAGCTGAAGGCGCAGGGCAAGCCGTACAGCATCGTCTTCACCGGCGCGCAGTACGAAGGCCTCGTCGTCTTCTACAACACGCTGGTCAACTCGATGGGCGGCCACATCCTCTCCGAGGACGGCAAGTCCGTCGTCCTGGACGACGGCGCCGTGCAAGCGCTCTCCCTGCTCAAGGAGGTCACGTCCTCGGGCATCACGGACCCGTCGCTGACCAACTCCAAGGAGGACGACGTCCGGCAGGCGTTCCAGCGCGGTGACGCCGCCTTCGAGCTCAACTGGCCGTTCGTCTACGCCTCCTACGCCAAGGAGAAGCCGAAGGACGTCTCGCACATGAAGTGGGCCGTCTACCCCGAGGCGAAGGCGGGCACGCCGGCCAAGACCACGATCGGCGGGTACGACCTCGCCGTCAGCTCGCTGTCGGCGCACAAGCCCGAGGCGTTCGAAGCGGCGCTGTGCCTGCGCAACGCGGAGAACCAGAAGTTCTCGGCGATCAACGACGGCGTCCCGCCGACCATCGAATCGGTGTACCACGACGACACGCCGCTCGACGCGTCGAAGCCGGCGAGCGCCGACAACCCGAACATGGCGCTCAAGTACCCGATGCGGGACGCGATCATCAAGGCCATCAAGGACTCCGCGGTGCGGCCGCTGACCCCGGCCTACCAGAACATGTCGACGGTGATGTCCAAGGTGCTCTCCCCGCCGTCCGCCATCGATCCGAAGGCCACCGCGGACAAGCTGCGCGATCAGCTCAACGACGCGCTCCAGTCGAAGGGAGTGATCCCGTGA
- a CDS encoding general stress protein: MMVSSPFGGNRAPGNLPRLPTPPTGWPIGSYATYGEAQQAVDFLADSEFSVSDVTIVGVDLMLVERVIGKLSWGRVLGTGAVSGAWFGLFAGLLLGLFVNQGFALQLLTGLVLGVLSGLMFAAIGYSMSRGRRDFSSASQLVAGRYDVLCQPRSAEQGRELLAKLALKPNP, translated from the coding sequence GGAACCGGGCGCCCGGCAACCTGCCACGGCTGCCGACTCCGCCGACCGGCTGGCCGATCGGGTCGTACGCGACCTACGGCGAGGCGCAGCAGGCCGTCGACTTCCTCGCCGACAGCGAGTTCTCCGTCTCCGACGTCACCATCGTCGGCGTCGACCTGATGCTGGTCGAACGCGTCATCGGGAAGCTGTCCTGGGGGCGCGTGCTCGGCACCGGCGCCGTGTCCGGCGCCTGGTTCGGCCTGTTCGCCGGGCTGCTGCTCGGGCTGTTCGTCAACCAGGGCTTCGCGCTGCAGCTGCTCACCGGGCTGGTGCTCGGCGTGCTGTCCGGGCTGATGTTCGCCGCCATCGGGTACAGCATGTCGCGGGGACGGCGGGACTTCTCCTCGGCGAGCCAGCTCGTCGCCGGCCGGTACGACGTGCTGTGCCAGCCGCGTTCCGCCGAACAGGGGCGCGAATTGCTCGCCAAGCTCGCGCTCAAGCCGAACCCCTAA